Genomic DNA from Candidatus Binatia bacterium:
GCGACCGGTAGAGCGGACCCCGCGAGCCCGCCGACTACGCCAAACAAGGCTCTCACCTGCACCACCGTTGTTCGTTCGTGATAGTCGTCCGTTAGTTCGGCGCTCCACGCCAGGTACGGCGTGGCGTAAAGGGTGAACACGGTCATTAAACCAACGTAAGCACAAACTAAGTAGACAAACACAGCGCCTTCCGACCACTGGGGAGGAGCGAAGAGAAAGTAGAAGCCGAGCGCGATGGGAATACTTGCGCCCACCACAAACGGGCGCCTTCTTCCCCAACGGGAGCGCCAAGTATCTGAAAGGTAGCCGACGATTGGGTCGGTAATGGCATCCCAAAACCTTCCCAAGAACAGTGCGGTGCCCACCAGGAACGGGGTGACCTGCACGATATCGACGTAGAAAAAGAGCAAGAACTGGCTGAGAGCCGCGTTTTTCGTGCTGACGGCTACCTCGCCAATTCCGTAGAGGAGTTTTGTGGGCCAGGATAAGCGCGCGCTCACGGTCGAACCTCAATTGCTAGCCTGCGACTCGCAGGGCGCCAAGCAGTCTTCCGATCGCCGGTCGGAATTCGCGGGCATTCCGCTCCTTTTAAATGGCTGCTGGACAGATATCCTCGCCGCGTTTGGCGCACCGGTCCACCCGCCTCCGTAGCTTCCGTTCGGAGTTAGGAATCAGGCTACATTCCCGGTCTAGTTATGCGCTCTATTCGCCGCTGAGCCTCGACAACTATACCTTCACCAACTGACACCTAACGTTGCTTCTGGTAAAAGCGTCGTGGGGGCTGACGGTGCGCAACGCTTGTTCAGGTCGTTCTGACGGGATAAACGGACAGTCAGTTCCGCAGTAAATGCACCGCAGTGAGGAGCTCGCGTAGGGGCAACGGACAGTCCAAATTCGTCTGAAGGGGACGAAGCCAGAATGCAGGGACCGTTAGGGCGCGCAACCGTAGCAGCGGCCGGCCAAACGCTTGCGTTGGGACGGGGGCTGGTTGCGGCTCTTCGAGGGGAAGGTGCGGCAGAGCGCTACGCGCAGGCGCAGGCCTCTGCCATGCAGAGCGCGGTGCCGTCAATCGCACGGGCTGTCTTGGTCATCATGTGTGGGTACGTCGTCGCCCAATTGTGGTTCCGGCCTGCGCAGGTGTGGGCGGCTTGGCCGGCGTACGTGGTTCAAATCGCAACGGCGGCTTTGCTGCTAGTGGGGATGAGGTCGACCTGGCTTCGGCATCGTGCCGAGACTGCGTTTGCCGTTGGCGAGTTCGCCTTTACTACCAGTCTCGTGCTGCAGCTTTTGAGCCCTGAGACGGCACCCGCCGGCATTGCTGGCTTCATCGCAATCAAGTTGATGGCGACCGCTTTGTTTGTGCCCTGGCGTGCCCGCCGCCAGTACTTGTCGGTGGCTTACACACTGGCAATTTACGGATTGGCATTGGCGGCGGCGCCCCACCTCGCAAACGAAGACAAGAAGTTGCACCTAGTGGCCGTGCCCGTTATCGCGGGTCTCTTGTCGGCTCTGGGGACTGCGCGTGCCGTGGGATTGCGGCGGACATTGCTGGACCAGACAGCGGAGCGGGAAACGGCAGTGGCGCGCCTTCAGCTCGTGCTCGATTCGATGCCTGTTGGATGCATCATCAGCGACGCGAGTCTCCGGTATGTCTATTGGAATCGGGCCGCCGAAGATATCTTCGGTTACAAGGTGGACGAGGTGGTGGGCAAAAGCGCCGTTGATGTGATCACGCCGCCCCATCTGCGGGAATTGTCAGTTCGCGGTTTTGAAGAGCTAGCCCGCGAGGACCATATGCTCGGGCCTATGCGTTTGGAAAACGTGACCAAGGATGGGCGTACGATCGTATGCGAGTGGAGCGCGGTTGCACTCCGCAATCCCGATGGGTCGTTTGGTGGAATGTTGTCCATGTGCCAGGATGTTACTGAGAAGCACCGCGATGAGGAGGCAAGGCGAGAACTGATCGCGCAATTGCAAGAGTCAGATCGAGTTCGGGCGGCGTTTGTTGCCACGTTGTCGCATGAACTCCGTAGCCCCATCAATGTGATTCTTGGCTATCATGACTTATTACTAGAGGGCGTGTTTGGCCCCATCAGTAGCGAGCAAAGAGAAGTGATCGACCGAGTGGGACAAGCAGCGCGACAGCTTCTCGAGTTAGTGACGTCGACACTCGAGGTTAGCCGAGTCCAGGCCGGGCGCAGTGCACTGAACTTACAGTTAATCCATCCGGCGGCTCTTCTCGAGCAAATTCGCTTGGAAACTCGCGAAATGCAGGAGAAAGAAGGCGTGGAGGTCCAATGGCAGGTGCCGGAAGGTCTTCCGCCAATTTACAGTGATGCGGCGAAGCTGAAGGTGATTGTGAGGAACCTATTGTCCAATGCTTTGAAATACACGGATGAGGGTGTCGTGCGGATCAGGGCTGGAGAAGCTACGCGCGGGTTGGAAATCGAAGTTTCTGACACGGGGTATGGCATCCCACCAGATGCCCTACCCCACATTTTCGAGCCCTTCCGACAGTTCCATACACACACTGGTAGTGCAGGGGCCGGCTTGGGGTTGTACTTGGTGCGTTTATTTGCTGATCTGATCGGCGCTCAGCTCAGCGTCCAGAGTGAAGTGGGTAAGGGAACCACGTTCACAGTATCGATCCCATTGCAACCGCCAGGGACTTTGGTGCGACCGTGAATCTCAGCGTCGCCGTTTCCGCAGTTCCTCTTCGTAATACTGTCGGTAAAGGACCTCCCATTCGCGGCTACCCGGAGGGACCCGACGCGATAAGCTGGCGATCTTGCGGCGAACGAAGGCGTCGATCTGTTCGTCCACCTTGTGGTCCTGCTCGAGGACCCTTTTGATTTCATTCAGCGCTAGCCGCTGGTTACGCACCTCCGCCAGTCCCTCTCGCTGCAACGTCTCTAAAATGCGGTGGGCGAGGAACGATTTGCGCCCTTCTGAGAATTCCACGGTCACCTCGTCACAGCACAAAGCCGCGTTCGCGAGCGAGTCGCTCCTTGATGCCGAGGACGAGCTTGCGCCGATCTAGGTCTTCGCGACCTCGTACGTATTGTTCTGCCATTTCCTCAGCCTCGCGTTCTAGCGCAGCCTCCTCCTCAAAATTTTGGTATAGCAGGTCAGCGACGCGCTGCTGGATTGTAAGCGGGTC
This window encodes:
- a CDS encoding PAS domain-containing sensor histidine kinase; translated protein: MQGPLGRATVAAAGQTLALGRGLVAALRGEGAAERYAQAQASAMQSAVPSIARAVLVIMCGYVVAQLWFRPAQVWAAWPAYVVQIATAALLLVGMRSTWLRHRAETAFAVGEFAFTTSLVLQLLSPETAPAGIAGFIAIKLMATALFVPWRARRQYLSVAYTLAIYGLALAAAPHLANEDKKLHLVAVPVIAGLLSALGTARAVGLRRTLLDQTAERETAVARLQLVLDSMPVGCIISDASLRYVYWNRAAEDIFGYKVDEVVGKSAVDVITPPHLRELSVRGFEELAREDHMLGPMRLENVTKDGRTIVCEWSAVALRNPDGSFGGMLSMCQDVTEKHRDEEARRELIAQLQESDRVRAAFVATLSHELRSPINVILGYHDLLLEGVFGPISSEQREVIDRVGQAARQLLELVTSTLEVSRVQAGRSALNLQLIHPAALLEQIRLETREMQEKEGVEVQWQVPEGLPPIYSDAAKLKVIVRNLLSNALKYTDEGVVRIRAGEATRGLEIEVSDTGYGIPPDALPHIFEPFRQFHTHTGSAGAGLGLYLVRLFADLIGAQLSVQSEVGKGTTFTVSIPLQPPGTLVRP
- a CDS encoding DUF507 family protein, which gives rise to MEFSEGRKSFLAHRILETLQREGLAEVRNQRLALNEIKRVLEQDHKVDEQIDAFVRRKIASLSRRVPPGSREWEVLYRQYYEEELRKRRR
- a CDS encoding DUF507 family protein → MRVKPGQVQALAQAIVRALTDRDLILPKTDPLTIQQRVADLLYQNFEEEAALEREAEEMAEQYVRGREDLDRRKLVLGIKERLARERGFVL